A section of the Oncorhynchus nerka isolate Pitt River linkage group LG3, Oner_Uvic_2.0, whole genome shotgun sequence genome encodes:
- the LOC115105742 gene encoding cytochrome P450 4B1 isoform X1, with amino-acid sequence MELFETLKKVTLDSYRIHHLVAIFSLVYVILKISKLIVKRNEWIRALETFPGPPKHWLFGHVREFKEDGTDMYKVVKWGESYPLAFQMWFGPFVSFLNIHHPDYVKTILASTEPKDDLLYRFLIPWIGDGLLVSDGQKWFRHRRLLTPGFHYDVLKPYVKLMADSAKTMLDKWETHSKSDESFELFEHVSLMTLDSIMKCAFSSNTNCQTVQGGESGTNAYIKAVYELSDLVNVRFRIFPYHSEWIFQLSPHGYKYRKACNVAHSHTEEIIRKRKEALKDEKELGRIQAKRNLDFLDILLCARDEDQQGLSDEAIRAEVDTFMFEGHDTTASGISWTLYSLACNPEHQQICRDEVISALEGRDTMEWEDLSKIPYTTMCIKESLRLYPPVPGMSRKITKPITFFDGRTVPEGCLVGTSIFGIHRNATVWEDPNAFDPLRFLPENSAKRSPHAFVPFSAGPRNCIGQNFAMNEMKVVVAQTLKRYQLTEDPMKKPKMIPRLVLRSLNGIHLKIKPVNLEP; translated from the exons ATGGAGTTATTTGAAACGTTGAAAAAAGTGACGCTGGATTCCTATCGCATTCATCACTTGGTTGCAATATTTAGCTTGGTCTATGTAATTCTTAAAATCTCTAAACTTATTGTCAAAAGGAATGAATGGATTCGGGCGCTCGAGACATTTCCAGGACCACCAAAACACTGGCTTTTCGGTCATGTCCGAGAG TTTAAAGAAGATGGGACCGATATGTATAAGGTTGTCAAATGGGGAGAGTCGTACCCCCTTGCATTTCAAATGTGGTTTGGTCCATTTGTGTCCTTCCTCAATATTCACCACCCAGATTATGTCAAAACCATCCTGGCATCAACAG AGCCCAAAGATGACCTTTTATATAGATTTCTAATTCCATGGATAG gggATGGTTTACTGGTGTCTGATGGTCAGAAATGGTTCCGCCACAGAAGACTCTTGACCCCTGGCTTCCATTACGATGTTTTAAAGCCCTATGTCAAACTGATGGCTGATTCTGCCAAAACTATGCTG GACAAATGGGAGACTCACTCAAAATCCGACGAGTCATTTGAGTTATTTGAGCATGTGAGCCTCATGACACTGGACAGCATTATGAAGTGTGCCTTCAGCTCCAACACTAATTGCCAGACAgtgcaagggggagagag TGGAACCAACGCGTACATCAAGGCTGTGTACGAGCTCAGTGATCTGGTGAATGTCCGCTTCCGGATCTTTCCCTACCACAGCGAGTGGATCTTCCAACTTAGCCCACATGGGTACAAATACAGGAAAGCATGCAATGTTGCACACAGTCATACAG AGGAAATCATACGAAAGCGAAAAGAAGCCTTGAAGGACGAAAAGGAACTGGGCAGGATACAGGCTAAGAGAAACCTGGACTTTCTGGATATCCTGCTCTGCGCACGA GACGAGGACCAGCAGGGCCTGTCGGATGAGGCTATCCGAGCGGAGGTGGACACCTTCATGTTCGAAGGCCACGACACCACAGCCAGTGGGATCTCCTGGACCCTGTACAGCCTGGCCTGCAACCCGGAGCACCAGCAAATCTGCAGGGATGAGGTCATCAGCGCCCTGGAGGGGAGGGACACCATGGAATG GGAAGATCTCAGTAAAATACCGTACACAACCATGTGCATAAAGGAATCCCTCCGCCTCTACCCTCCTGTACCTGGGATGTCCAGGAAGATAACCAAACCCATTACGTTCTTCGATGGGAGGACTGTGCCTGAAG GTTGTCTTGTTGGAACCAGCATTTTTGGCATTCATAGGAACGCGACCGTTTGGGAGGATCCTAAC GCATTCGACCCACTCCGATTTCTGCCCGAGAACTCTGCAAAAAGATCACCCCATGCCTTTGTCCCCTTTTCTGCCGGCCCGAG AAACTGCATTGGGCAGAACTTTGCAATGAATGAGATGAAAGTGGTGGTGGCACAGACACTCAAGCGATATCAGCTGACCGAGGACCCAATGAAGAAACCAAAAATGATTCCAAGGCTGGTGCTCCGCTCACTCAATGGGATCCATCTGAAAATCAAACCTGTCAATCTTGAACCATAA
- the LOC115105749 gene encoding mediator of RNA polymerase II transcription subunit 18, giving the protein MEAPPVSVLPITGGTINMMEYLLQGSVLDQALESLLHRLRGLCDNMEPETFADHELVYLLKGQQGNPFLLRARRSLSHPTVPWHLRYLGQPEVGDKSRHALVRNCVDVATSHSLPDFLNEMGFRMDHEFVAKGHIFRRGVLKVVVSKLSRILVPGNTENTEPLSLSYLVELSVLAPAGQDTMSEDMRSFAEQLKPLVHLEKIDPKRHM; this is encoded by the exons ATGGAGGCCCCACCAGTCTCAGTGCTGCCCATCACGGGTGGCACAATCAACATGATGGAGTACCTGCTGCAAG GCAGCGTCTTGGACCAGGCCCTCGAAAGCCTATTGCACCGCCTCCGGGGCCTTTGTGACAACATGGAACCTGAGACATTCGCCGACCATGAGCTGGTCTACCTCCTGAAGGGCCAGCAGGGCAACCCATTCCTGCTACGTGCCCGCCGCTCCCTCTCCCACCCAACAGTTCCCTGGCACCTGCGCTACCTGGGCCAGCCGGAGGTGGGTGACAAGTCCCGCCACGCGCTGGTTCGCAACTGTGTGGATGTGGCCACCTCGCACAGCCTGCCCGACTTCCTCAACGAAATGGGCTTCCGCATGGACCACGAGTTCGTAGCCAAGGGCCACATTTTCCGTAGAGGCGTGCTCAAAGTGGTGGTGAGTAAACTGTCGCGCATCCTGGTCCCTGGGAATACAGAGAACACTGAGCCGCTGTCACTCTCCTACCTGGTGGAGCTCAGTGTGTTGGCCCCCGCGGGCCAGGATACCATGTCGGAGGACATGCGCAGCTTCGCTGAGCAGCTCAAGCCCCTAGTTCACCTGGAGAAGATTGACCCCAAGAGACACATGTAA
- the LOC115105742 gene encoding cytochrome P450 4B1 isoform X2, translated as MELFETLKKVTLDSYRIHHLVAIFSLVYVILKISKLIVKRNEWIRALETFPGPPKHWLFGHVREFKEDGTDMYKVVKWGESYPLAFQMWFGPFVSFLNIHHPDYVKTILASTEPKDDLLYRFLIPWIGDGLLVSDGQKWFRHRRLLTPGFHYDVLKPYVKLMADSAKTMLDKWETHSKSDESFELFEHVSLMTLDSIMKCAFSSNTNCQTVQGGESGTNAYIKAVYELSDLVNVRFRIFPYHSEWIFQLSPHGYKYRKACNVAHSHTEEIIRKRKEALKDEKELGRIQAKRNLDFLDILLCARDEDQQGLSDEAIRAEVDTFMFEGHDTTASGISWTLYSLACNPEHQQICRDEVISALEGRDTMEWEDLSKIPYTTMCIKESLRLYPPVPGMSRKITKPITFFDGRTVPEGCLVGTSIFGIHRNATVWEDPNKLHWAELCNE; from the exons ATGGAGTTATTTGAAACGTTGAAAAAAGTGACGCTGGATTCCTATCGCATTCATCACTTGGTTGCAATATTTAGCTTGGTCTATGTAATTCTTAAAATCTCTAAACTTATTGTCAAAAGGAATGAATGGATTCGGGCGCTCGAGACATTTCCAGGACCACCAAAACACTGGCTTTTCGGTCATGTCCGAGAG TTTAAAGAAGATGGGACCGATATGTATAAGGTTGTCAAATGGGGAGAGTCGTACCCCCTTGCATTTCAAATGTGGTTTGGTCCATTTGTGTCCTTCCTCAATATTCACCACCCAGATTATGTCAAAACCATCCTGGCATCAACAG AGCCCAAAGATGACCTTTTATATAGATTTCTAATTCCATGGATAG gggATGGTTTACTGGTGTCTGATGGTCAGAAATGGTTCCGCCACAGAAGACTCTTGACCCCTGGCTTCCATTACGATGTTTTAAAGCCCTATGTCAAACTGATGGCTGATTCTGCCAAAACTATGCTG GACAAATGGGAGACTCACTCAAAATCCGACGAGTCATTTGAGTTATTTGAGCATGTGAGCCTCATGACACTGGACAGCATTATGAAGTGTGCCTTCAGCTCCAACACTAATTGCCAGACAgtgcaagggggagagag TGGAACCAACGCGTACATCAAGGCTGTGTACGAGCTCAGTGATCTGGTGAATGTCCGCTTCCGGATCTTTCCCTACCACAGCGAGTGGATCTTCCAACTTAGCCCACATGGGTACAAATACAGGAAAGCATGCAATGTTGCACACAGTCATACAG AGGAAATCATACGAAAGCGAAAAGAAGCCTTGAAGGACGAAAAGGAACTGGGCAGGATACAGGCTAAGAGAAACCTGGACTTTCTGGATATCCTGCTCTGCGCACGA GACGAGGACCAGCAGGGCCTGTCGGATGAGGCTATCCGAGCGGAGGTGGACACCTTCATGTTCGAAGGCCACGACACCACAGCCAGTGGGATCTCCTGGACCCTGTACAGCCTGGCCTGCAACCCGGAGCACCAGCAAATCTGCAGGGATGAGGTCATCAGCGCCCTGGAGGGGAGGGACACCATGGAATG GGAAGATCTCAGTAAAATACCGTACACAACCATGTGCATAAAGGAATCCCTCCGCCTCTACCCTCCTGTACCTGGGATGTCCAGGAAGATAACCAAACCCATTACGTTCTTCGATGGGAGGACTGTGCCTGAAG GTTGTCTTGTTGGAACCAGCATTTTTGGCATTCATAGGAACGCGACCGTTTGGGAGGATCCTAAC AAACTGCATTGGGCAGAACTTTGCAATGAATGA